A stretch of the Leguminivora glycinivorella isolate SPB_JAAS2020 chromosome 2, LegGlyc_1.1, whole genome shotgun sequence genome encodes the following:
- the LOC125242205 gene encoding uncharacterized protein LOC125242205 isoform X1: protein MLRVGVYIKVWITPCTCSIVLYHKISFFNSQIYSESNPNSPSLGTGQPCGFIKSAPSAIRPSVTPHLAAPSVFMSTMREAFVSILLLVAAADCSDLGKDVNYYKDYLRARSDEVPEGPAMADRLYFYRTPLQLYPGLLPVLEQEYRKRTGNVFKNHMLNKDSLLEALVPEKRSSKTALSAMLQGKHALPTIEYDQGEDHDQDNADFIAE, encoded by the exons ATGCTACGAGTAGGTGTatatattaaagtttggataacACCGTGTACTTGCTCGATTGTTTTATATCAcaaaatatcgttttttaaTTCGCAAATTTACTCAGAATCGAACCCGAACTCACCATCCCTTGGCACCGGCCAACCCTGCGGTTTTATAAAAAGCGCTCCATCGGCCATTCGCCCTTCAGTTACTCCCCATCTCGCAGCACCATCAGTCTTCATGTCCACAATGCGGGAGGCATTTGTTTCAATCCTGCTGTTAGTCGCCGCCGCCGACTGCTCGGACCTCGGGAAAGACGTCAATTACTATAAAG aTTACCTGCGTGCGCGCTCAGATGAGGTGCCAGAAGGCCCAGCGATGGCGGATCGGCTAT ATTTCTATCGGACGCCACTGCAACTGTACCCGGGATTATTGCCGGTATTAGAACAGGAATATAGGAAGAGGACAGGAAATGTATTCAaaa ATCATATGCTAAATAAGGATTCATTGCTGGAAGCGCTGGTACCTGAGAAGCGAAGCTCGAAAACTGCCCTGTCGGCGATGTTACAAGGAAAACATGCATTACCCAC AATAGAGTATGATCAGGGTGAGGACCACGATCAGGACAACGCGGATTTTATAGCGGAATAA
- the LOC125242205 gene encoding uncharacterized protein LOC125242205 isoform X3, translated as MLRVGVYIKVWITPCTCSIVLYHKISFFNSQIYSESNPNSPSLGTGQPCGFIKSAPSAIRPSVTPHLAAPSVFMSTMREAFVSILLLVAAADCSDLGKDVNYYKDYLRARSDEVPEGPAMADRLYFYRTPLQLYPGLLPVLEQEYRKRTGNVFKNHMLNKDSLLEALVPEKRSSKTALSAMLQGKHALPTV; from the exons ATGCTACGAGTAGGTGTatatattaaagtttggataacACCGTGTACTTGCTCGATTGTTTTATATCAcaaaatatcgttttttaaTTCGCAAATTTACTCAGAATCGAACCCGAACTCACCATCCCTTGGCACCGGCCAACCCTGCGGTTTTATAAAAAGCGCTCCATCGGCCATTCGCCCTTCAGTTACTCCCCATCTCGCAGCACCATCAGTCTTCATGTCCACAATGCGGGAGGCATTTGTTTCAATCCTGCTGTTAGTCGCCGCCGCCGACTGCTCGGACCTCGGGAAAGACGTCAATTACTATAAAG aTTACCTGCGTGCGCGCTCAGATGAGGTGCCAGAAGGCCCAGCGATGGCGGATCGGCTAT ATTTCTATCGGACGCCACTGCAACTGTACCCGGGATTATTGCCGGTATTAGAACAGGAATATAGGAAGAGGACAGGAAATGTATTCAaaa ATCATATGCTAAATAAGGATTCATTGCTGGAAGCGCTGGTACCTGAGAAGCGAAGCTCGAAAACTGCCCTGTCGGCGATGTTACAAGGAAAACATGCATTACCCAC AGTATGA
- the LOC125242205 gene encoding uncharacterized protein LOC125242205 isoform X2: MLRVGVYIKVWITPCTCSIVLYHKISFFNSQIYSESNPNSPSLGTGQPCGFIKSAPSAIRPSVTPHLAAPSVFMSTMREAFVSILLLVAAADCSDLGKDVNYYKDYLRARSDEVPEGPAMADRLYFYRTPLQLYPGLLPVLEQEYRKRTGNVFKNHMLNKDSLLEALVPEKRSSKTALSAMLQGKHALPTDEGHYCPYGK; the protein is encoded by the exons ATGCTACGAGTAGGTGTatatattaaagtttggataacACCGTGTACTTGCTCGATTGTTTTATATCAcaaaatatcgttttttaaTTCGCAAATTTACTCAGAATCGAACCCGAACTCACCATCCCTTGGCACCGGCCAACCCTGCGGTTTTATAAAAAGCGCTCCATCGGCCATTCGCCCTTCAGTTACTCCCCATCTCGCAGCACCATCAGTCTTCATGTCCACAATGCGGGAGGCATTTGTTTCAATCCTGCTGTTAGTCGCCGCCGCCGACTGCTCGGACCTCGGGAAAGACGTCAATTACTATAAAG aTTACCTGCGTGCGCGCTCAGATGAGGTGCCAGAAGGCCCAGCGATGGCGGATCGGCTAT ATTTCTATCGGACGCCACTGCAACTGTACCCGGGATTATTGCCGGTATTAGAACAGGAATATAGGAAGAGGACAGGAAATGTATTCAaaa ATCATATGCTAAATAAGGATTCATTGCTGGAAGCGCTGGTACCTGAGAAGCGAAGCTCGAAAACTGCCCTGTCGGCGATGTTACAAGGAAAACATGCATTACCCAC GGATGAAGGGCATTATTGCCCATACGGAAAATAG